A genomic stretch from Sulfurimonas sediminis includes:
- a CDS encoding P-II family nitrogen regulator — protein sequence MKKVEAVIKPFKLEDVKDALAEIGIDGMTVSEVKGYGRQKGHSELYRGAEYVVDFLPKIKMEMVVTADMVEQVTATIVEAARTGKIGDGKIFVSDIEKIIRIRTGETDEEAI from the coding sequence ATGAAAAAAGTAGAAGCGGTTATCAAACCATTTAAACTGGAAGATGTAAAAGATGCACTGGCAGAAATCGGTATTGACGGTATGACAGTAAGTGAAGTAAAAGGCTATGGCCGTCAAAAAGGACATAGTGAACTGTACCGTGGTGCTGAGTATGTGGTTGATTTTTTACCGAAAATAAAAATGGAAATGGTTGTTACAGCAGACATGGTAGAACAGGTTACAGCAACAATTGTTGAAGCAGCACGTACAGGTAAAATCGGAGACGGTAAGATTTTTGTAAGTGATATAGAAAAAATTATCAGAATTCGTACAGGTGAAACTGATGAGGAAGCTATCTAA
- the gyrA gene encoding DNA gyrase subunit A has protein sequence MSNLLNNGDIQSINIEETLQNSYLDYSMSVIVGRALPDVRDGLKPVHRRILYAMDKLNLSFGAKYKKSARIVGDVIGQYHPHGDTAVYDALVRMAQDFSMRMELVDGQGNFGSVDGDSAAAMRYTEARMTKYAGELLKDLEKNTVNMIDNYDGTTKEPDVMPTRVPNLLINGSSGIAVGMATNIPPHNPTEIMNGLKALLENPNITLTEIMEHIKAPDFPTGGIIFGKKGIMDAYETGRGRIKVRAKTHIEKKGNKDVIVIDELPYQVNKARLIENVANLVKDKMIDGVSEIRDESDRDGMRVVIELKRDTISEIVLNNLFKQTAMQTTFGIIMLSILNQEPRIFGLIDILKHFINHRKTIIIRRTIFDLEKAKARAHILEGLKKAIDIIDKVIRTIRASTNEEEAKENLVTEFDFSEIQAASIVAMRLGRLTGLEIEKIENELAELMKQIEFLESILQSEKVLHGIIGDEFDEILQTYTTKRRTDIEDDYDDIDIEDLIPNEPMVVTITHRGYIKRVPLASYEKQKRGGKGKTAVTTYEDDFIENFFTCNTHDTLLFVTDRGQLHWLKVYRIPEGSRTAKGKAVVNLLNLMADEQIQSIIPTTDFSEEKSLVFFTKNGIVKRTNLSEFSNIRSNGVRAIVLDEDDALITAKIADKSIKYLFIVTKLAQCIKFEIEKTREQGRSTRGVRGIKFKHKGDEVVDANIIASDDQEILIVAEKGIGKRTDAGEYRLTNRGGSGVIAMKMTAKTGKHIVGCLMVDEGMDMMALTKAGKMIRVDMQTISKSSRNTSGVYIVKGDEVVSISRCPKEEKSEDDEEEDTSPSLDLE, from the coding sequence ATGAGCAACTTGTTAAACAATGGTGATATACAAAGTATAAATATAGAAGAAACTCTTCAAAACAGCTATCTTGATTACTCTATGAGTGTTATTGTCGGTCGTGCTCTGCCTGATGTAAGAGACGGACTTAAACCTGTACATAGAAGAATTCTTTATGCAATGGACAAACTCAATCTCTCATTTGGTGCAAAGTATAAAAAATCAGCACGTATCGTCGGTGATGTTATCGGTCAATACCACCCTCACGGAGATACAGCCGTTTATGATGCACTCGTGCGAATGGCGCAGGATTTTTCCATGCGAATGGAACTTGTAGACGGACAGGGAAACTTTGGTTCGGTTGACGGTGACTCGGCTGCTGCGATGCGTTACACGGAAGCCCGTATGACAAAATATGCAGGTGAACTTTTAAAAGATTTGGAAAAAAACACTGTCAATATGATAGACAACTATGACGGTACAACAAAAGAACCGGATGTAATGCCGACACGTGTACCGAACCTTTTGATAAACGGTTCTTCAGGGATTGCGGTCGGTATGGCAACAAACATTCCTCCCCACAACCCTACTGAAATTATGAACGGACTCAAAGCACTCCTGGAAAATCCCAATATCACACTTACTGAAATCATGGAACATATCAAAGCGCCTGATTTTCCGACAGGCGGCATTATATTTGGTAAAAAAGGGATTATGGATGCTTATGAAACAGGGCGTGGCCGTATAAAAGTACGTGCTAAAACACATATTGAGAAAAAAGGAAACAAAGACGTCATTGTCATTGATGAACTTCCTTATCAGGTAAACAAAGCCCGTCTTATTGAAAACGTTGCCAATTTGGTTAAAGACAAAATGATAGACGGGGTGAGCGAAATCAGAGACGAGTCCGACCGGGACGGTATGCGTGTTGTCATTGAGCTCAAGCGTGACACAATCAGTGAAATTGTTTTAAATAATTTATTTAAACAAACTGCAATGCAGACAACCTTCGGTATCATAATGCTCTCCATTTTAAACCAGGAACCAAGAATTTTTGGTCTTATTGACATACTCAAACATTTTATCAATCACCGAAAAACTATTATTATCCGTCGTACAATTTTTGATTTGGAAAAAGCAAAAGCGCGTGCACATATTTTGGAAGGTTTGAAAAAAGCGATAGATATTATTGATAAAGTCATTCGTACTATCCGTGCATCCACAAATGAGGAAGAAGCGAAAGAAAACCTGGTAACAGAATTTGATTTTTCAGAAATCCAGGCTGCAAGCATTGTTGCAATGCGTCTTGGTCGTCTTACAGGACTTGAAATTGAAAAAATTGAAAATGAATTGGCAGAACTTATGAAACAAATTGAGTTTCTTGAGTCAATTCTACAAAGTGAAAAAGTGCTGCACGGTATAATAGGTGATGAATTTGATGAAATTTTACAAACATATACCACAAAACGAAGAACTGACATCGAAGATGACTATGATGATATAGACATAGAAGACTTGATTCCCAACGAACCAATGGTTGTCACAATCACACACAGAGGATACATCAAGCGTGTACCGCTTGCAAGCTATGAAAAGCAAAAACGCGGAGGCAAAGGAAAAACTGCTGTCACAACCTATGAAGATGACTTTATAGAAAACTTCTTTACATGTAATACGCACGATACGCTCCTTTTTGTGACCGACAGAGGACAACTCCACTGGTTAAAAGTCTATCGTATCCCTGAGGGAAGTCGTACAGCCAAAGGAAAAGCTGTTGTCAATTTACTTAATTTAATGGCGGATGAACAGATTCAGTCTATTATTCCGACAACTGATTTCAGCGAAGAGAAATCTTTGGTTTTCTTTACGAAAAACGGCATTGTCAAACGAACAAATTTAAGCGAATTCAGCAACATCAGAAGCAACGGCGTCAGAGCCATTGTTCTTGATGAAGATGATGCGCTCATTACAGCAAAAATTGCGGACAAAAGCATTAAATACCTCTTTATAGTAACAAAACTCGCACAGTGCATCAAATTTGAAATTGAAAAAACCCGTGAACAGGGACGAAGTACACGTGGAGTAAGAGGAATTAAGTTTAAACATAAGGGTGATGAGGTCGTTGATGCAAACATTATAGCAAGTGATGATCAGGAGATTCTGATTGTCGCTGAAAAAGGAATAGGAAAACGTACTGATGCCGGAGAATACAGACTCACAAACCGTGGCGGTTCAGGTGTTATTGCGATGAAGATGACTGCAAAAACAGGCAAGCATATTGTCGGCTGTCTCATGGTAGATGAGGGCATGGATATGATGGCGCTCACAAAAGCCGGTAAAATGATACGTGTTGATATGCAGACAATCTCCAAATCAAGCAGAAACACTTCCGGTGTCTATATAGTAAAAGGGGATGAAGTTGTCAGTATTTCACGCTGTCCGAAAGAGGAAAAAAGCGAAGATGATGAAGAAGAAGACACATCTCCTTCTTTAGACTTGGAATAG
- a CDS encoding energy transducer TonB, with amino-acid sequence MLNHSKSLFLSLLVHALILLSLLGIYKYAVSPAAFVEEEKRVCVNLRCVKQQTEETHKKQKERKKVISEKKAKKIPQHKKVIPPKKQKTQEKPKKIKKKIPLKKEIKKKKETIKETKTEEKTKPEKRIEKPSEEKPAEEKPEKKVEEVVKNMPVAEENLRREKSIKKSAEKKVSEKEAYLQENLAQIAQLIKENLYYPRMARKRGIQGSVTVRFMLLKDATVVQITTISSSSGILTRAAIKTIAELSGKFPKPKTDMMLSVPIRYSLQ; translated from the coding sequence ATGCTTAATCACTCAAAATCTCTTTTTCTCTCTTTGCTCGTTCATGCGCTTATTCTGCTGAGCCTGCTGGGCATTTATAAGTATGCAGTTTCACCTGCTGCATTTGTTGAAGAAGAAAAAAGAGTGTGTGTAAATTTGAGATGTGTAAAACAACAGACTGAAGAAACACATAAAAAGCAAAAAGAGAGAAAAAAAGTCATTTCTGAAAAAAAAGCAAAAAAAATCCCGCAACATAAAAAAGTTATTCCTCCAAAAAAACAAAAAACCCAAGAAAAACCCAAGAAAATAAAGAAAAAAATTCCTTTAAAAAAAGAGATTAAAAAGAAAAAAGAAACAATAAAAGAGACAAAGACTGAAGAAAAGACAAAACCGGAAAAAAGAATAGAAAAACCATCAGAAGAAAAACCGGCAGAAGAAAAACCAGAAAAAAAAGTAGAAGAAGTGGTGAAAAACATGCCTGTTGCAGAAGAAAATCTTCGCAGGGAAAAGAGTATAAAAAAAAGTGCTGAAAAAAAGGTGAGTGAGAAAGAAGCGTATTTGCAGGAAAATCTGGCACAGATTGCCCAATTGATAAAAGAAAACCTCTACTACCCGAGAATGGCACGTAAACGAGGCATACAGGGTTCTGTTACCGTTCGCTTTATGCTGCTGAAAGATGCTACTGTTGTACAAATCACAACAATATCTTCAAGCAGCGGTATCTTGACGCGTGCGGCGATTAAAACAATCGCTGAGCTTTCAGGAAAGTTTCCAAAGCCAAAAACAGACATGATGCTAAGTGTACCGATTCGATACTCTTTGCAATAG
- a CDS encoding ammonium transporter — MKKWLLAFLFALPTFVFAEDTATLDTGDTAWMMMSTALVLLMTPAGLALFYAGMTRSKNVLNTYAMVFGAFVVAFVVWIAAGYSIAFGTADSAAVQNVMGGFSNVFLNGISWHDLSGTYPTYVFVAFQGTFAAITVAIAAGSVIERIKFSTWLVFVALWGLVVYAPVAHMVWGGDGAYLFDLGALDFAGGTVVHMNGGLAGLVLAVLVGKRVGYPKSAMKPATVLLTALGAALLWFGWYGFNAGSAFGANAIAGVALLTTTIATAAAAITWMLAEWVIYKKPTLLGLATGAVSGLVAITPAAGFVGVGGAFIVGIVGTLFAFWGVTVLKKKLGYDDSLDAFGVHFLAGLFGALATGLLALKDNDLLWDGPLKESGDRMGQFIVQVESVVIVGLFTLIGTVVVYYVATALTGGSRVSEDEETMGLDESVQGERYMNN, encoded by the coding sequence ATGAAGAAATGGTTATTAGCATTCTTATTTGCTTTACCAACATTCGTATTTGCGGAGGATACAGCAACACTCGATACAGGTGATACAGCATGGATGATGATGTCAACTGCATTGGTATTACTTATGACACCTGCAGGTCTTGCACTGTTTTATGCAGGTATGACAAGAAGTAAAAATGTACTCAATACATATGCAATGGTATTTGGAGCGTTTGTCGTTGCATTTGTTGTTTGGATTGCTGCCGGTTATTCGATAGCATTTGGTACGGCAGATTCTGCTGCTGTTCAAAATGTGATGGGTGGATTTTCAAATGTATTCCTAAATGGAATCAGCTGGCACGATTTAAGCGGAACATACCCTACTTATGTATTTGTGGCGTTTCAGGGTACATTTGCCGCTATTACCGTAGCTATTGCTGCAGGTTCGGTTATAGAGCGTATTAAATTCTCTACATGGCTGGTATTTGTGGCGCTTTGGGGACTTGTAGTGTACGCTCCTGTTGCTCATATGGTTTGGGGCGGAGACGGTGCCTATCTCTTTGATTTAGGTGCTTTAGACTTTGCCGGTGGTACAGTTGTACATATGAATGGTGGTCTGGCCGGTTTGGTTCTTGCTGTTCTTGTTGGCAAGCGTGTCGGATATCCTAAGTCTGCAATGAAACCTGCTACAGTGCTTTTGACAGCGCTTGGTGCGGCTCTTTTATGGTTTGGCTGGTACGGATTCAATGCAGGGTCTGCATTTGGAGCGAACGCCATTGCCGGTGTAGCACTCCTGACTACAACGATAGCAACTGCCGCAGCTGCTATTACATGGATGCTTGCTGAGTGGGTTATCTATAAAAAGCCTACATTACTGGGACTTGCTACAGGTGCTGTTTCCGGGCTTGTTGCTATTACGCCTGCTGCCGGATTTGTTGGTGTGGGTGGTGCTTTTATCGTTGGTATCGTCGGAACACTATTCGCTTTTTGGGGTGTGACTGTGCTTAAAAAGAAACTTGGTTATGATGACTCTTTGGATGCATTCGGTGTTCACTTTTTAGCTGGTTTGTTTGGTGCACTTGCAACCGGTCTTTTGGCTTTAAAAGACAATGACCTGTTATGGGACGGACCGCTGAAAGAATCAGGTGACAGAATGGGACAGTTTATTGTTCAAGTTGAATCTGTTGTGATCGTTGGACTGTTCACGCTTATCGGTACTGTTGTTGTTTACTATGTTGCTACTGCATTGACTGGTGGTTCACGAGTAAGTGAAGATGAAGAAACAATGGGGCTGGATGAATCTGTTCAAGGGGAAAGATACATGAATAACTAA
- a CDS encoding YqhA family protein: MIEKIFESGLWSSRFMVLMAVIFGLIGAVALFIVASFDIYDTAKLVINTYVNHHHPEHFHELVVGGIIGAVDLYLIGVVMLLFSFGLYELFISDIDAAREDATRENKILSIHSLDQLKDKISKVIVMVLVVGFFKKVGLASYQTPLELLYLALSITAVAVGLYFLSKVGHNH, from the coding sequence ATGATTGAAAAAATCTTTGAAAGCGGGCTCTGGAGTTCACGCTTTATGGTTTTAATGGCTGTTATTTTCGGTCTTATCGGTGCTGTCGCACTTTTTATTGTTGCCAGTTTTGACATCTATGATACCGCTAAACTTGTAATAAACACCTATGTCAACCATCATCACCCGGAACACTTTCATGAACTGGTTGTCGGTGGAATTATAGGTGCCGTGGATTTATATCTTATCGGCGTTGTTATGCTGTTGTTTTCTTTCGGATTGTATGAATTGTTTATCTCGGATATTGATGCGGCAAGAGAAGATGCTACAAGAGAAAACAAAATTTTATCTATTCACTCACTTGACCAGCTTAAAGACAAAATATCCAAAGTAATTGTCATGGTTCTTGTTGTGGGCTTCTTTAAAAAAGTGGGACTGGCAAGCTACCAGACACCGCTGGAATTACTCTATTTAGCCCTTTCTATTACTGCCGTTGCTGTCGGTTTGTATTTTTTAAGTAAAGTTGGACACAATCACTAA
- a CDS encoding aspartate-semialdehyde dehydrogenase: MKKYNVAVVGANGAVGEEILRVLEEIDFPLKKLVPLASARSVGKQVEFNNESFDIIELTHDVFEKEEVDIALFSAGGSVSAEFAPSAVAAGAVVIDNTSHFRMDPNVPLVVPEVNPHDIAQWKETGIIANPNCSTIQMVQALKPLDEAYDLVRVDVDTYQATSGAGKTAMEELVSQMQAFFAFKLDEAEHKAFNQQIALNVIPQIDVFTDNGYTKEEMKMVNETTKIMHKEIALSATCVRVPTLRGHAEAVTMTFDSEINANEAREILRKAPNIVVLDNPDEALYPMPATCIDKNETFVGRIRKDLFSNNMLHMFVVADNLRVGAATNAVRIAQKWIEMEEGL, from the coding sequence ATGAAAAAATATAACGTAGCTGTTGTCGGTGCAAACGGTGCTGTCGGTGAAGAGATTTTAAGAGTATTGGAAGAGATTGATTTTCCTCTTAAGAAACTGGTACCGCTTGCAAGTGCAAGAAGTGTCGGCAAACAGGTAGAGTTTAACAATGAAAGCTTTGATATTATAGAACTGACACATGATGTCTTTGAAAAAGAAGAGGTAGATATTGCCCTTTTTAGTGCGGGAGGCAGTGTCAGCGCAGAATTTGCCCCTTCCGCAGTTGCAGCAGGTGCCGTTGTCATTGACAACACCTCTCACTTCAGAATGGATCCGAATGTCCCTCTTGTTGTTCCTGAGGTCAATCCCCATGATATTGCACAATGGAAAGAAACAGGCATCATAGCCAACCCAAACTGTTCAACCATACAGATGGTACAGGCACTCAAACCACTGGATGAAGCATATGACCTGGTTCGTGTGGATGTTGATACATACCAGGCAACCAGCGGTGCAGGAAAAACCGCTATGGAAGAGCTGGTCAGTCAAATGCAGGCATTTTTTGCCTTTAAACTTGATGAAGCTGAGCATAAAGCATTTAACCAGCAGATAGCCCTCAATGTCATTCCGCAGATTGATGTTTTCACAGACAACGGCTATACAAAAGAAGAGATGAAAATGGTCAACGAGACAACAAAAATCATGCATAAAGAGATTGCACTCAGTGCTACATGTGTACGCGTTCCGACACTGAGAGGGCATGCAGAAGCGGTAACTATGACTTTTGATTCGGAAATAAATGCAAACGAGGCAAGAGAAATACTTCGTAAAGCACCAAACATAGTGGTTTTAGACAATCCTGATGAAGCACTCTACCCTATGCCGGCTACATGTATAGACAAAAATGAAACATTTGTCGGACGTATTCGAAAAGATCTCTTTTCAAACAATATGCTCCATATGTTTGTTGTTGCTGACAATTTAAGAGTAGGCGCTGCTACAAATGCGGTAAGAATTGCCCAAAAATGGATAGAAATGGAAGAAGGCTTATAA
- a CDS encoding LPP20 family lipoprotein: MKYSLVLLTLLSVVSFAAQPAKTVVTAIPTQTAKTVVAPCPAHKMQQPLQSEVLSEKRPLLISVVGQGVAPMNTTSPAQAYALAKRAAIADAYRLIAEKVKGVRVDGKDLIKNMMVKRSSVRTSVDAMVRNANIVETTFKEGLCEVEMEITLSHSQFVQ; the protein is encoded by the coding sequence ATGAAATACTCTCTAGTATTACTAACATTACTTAGTGTTGTATCTTTTGCAGCACAACCTGCTAAGACTGTAGTAACAGCTATTCCTACCCAAACTGCTAAAACAGTAGTGGCACCTTGCCCTGCTCACAAGATGCAACAACCTTTGCAAAGCGAAGTGCTTTCAGAGAAAAGACCTCTTCTTATCAGTGTCGTCGGGCAAGGTGTTGCACCTATGAATACAACATCTCCCGCACAAGCATATGCTTTGGCAAAACGTGCTGCCATTGCTGATGCATACAGACTTATAGCTGAAAAAGTAAAGGGTGTCAGAGTAGACGGAAAAGACTTGATTAAAAACATGATGGTCAAACGTTCCAGTGTACGAACATCCGTAGATGCAATGGTAAGAAATGCAAATATAGTGGAAACAACATTCAAAGAGGGTTTATGCGAAGTAGAGATGGAAATCACACTTTCTCACTCTCAATTTGTGCAATAA
- a CDS encoding rubredoxin — MDKLQKYKCVFCGHIYDPQIGDGKSGIPPGTAFEDLPDNWKCPGCGAEKEYFKPVE, encoded by the coding sequence ATGGATAAATTACAAAAATACAAATGTGTATTTTGCGGTCATATTTATGACCCGCAAATCGGTGATGGAAAAAGTGGTATTCCTCCAGGAACAGCTTTTGAAGATCTTCCTGACAATTGGAAATGTCCGGGTTGCGGTGCCGAAAAAGAGTATTTCAAGCCTGTTGAGTAA
- a CDS encoding sigma-54-dependent transcriptional regulator has product MKIAIVEDDINMRKSLEIAMGDYKEFTVKTFKNAKDALKVLDDSFDLVITDINMPGMDGIEFVKALGGRYEVIIMTGNATLGRAIDSIHLGVKDFLLKPFDIDTLVDAIKREAVVQKVKKSVQKSKKTTNDFLGSSEALTKVLGIAQKASKTDASILLLGESGVGKEVFASYIHKNSPRAKKPFVAINMAAIPENLIESELFGFEKGAFTDATEAKAGQFELANGGTLFLDEIGEMPYGVQAKLLRALQEKEVRRLGSAKAIKIDIRVVSATNANLNEKIEKGEFREDLYYRLNTIPLHIPPLRERKDEILEIAQKMIAHNCQKYGFDTKRLSAEAESELLSYAWPGNIRELLSVVERSVILSETNEIQKDELFLNNRK; this is encoded by the coding sequence GTGAAAATAGCCATAGTCGAAGATGATATCAATATGCGTAAATCTCTTGAAATTGCTATGGGCGATTACAAAGAGTTTACAGTAAAAACATTTAAAAATGCCAAAGATGCACTCAAAGTTCTTGATGACAGTTTTGATCTGGTCATTACCGATATCAATATGCCCGGTATGGACGGCATAGAATTTGTCAAAGCACTGGGCGGCAGATACGAAGTTATTATCATGACAGGGAATGCAACGCTTGGTCGGGCTATTGACTCTATCCATCTGGGTGTCAAAGATTTTTTACTCAAACCTTTTGATATAGACACACTTGTCGATGCGATTAAACGCGAGGCAGTTGTCCAAAAAGTAAAAAAATCAGTGCAAAAAAGCAAAAAAACGACGAATGATTTCTTAGGCTCGTCTGAAGCACTTACAAAAGTTTTAGGCATTGCCCAAAAGGCTTCCAAAACAGATGCAAGTATTTTACTTTTGGGAGAAAGCGGTGTCGGTAAAGAAGTTTTTGCTTCTTATATACACAAAAACTCTCCAAGAGCGAAAAAACCCTTTGTTGCTATCAACATGGCGGCGATTCCTGAAAACTTGATAGAAAGTGAGCTTTTTGGCTTTGAAAAAGGGGCATTTACCGATGCGACCGAAGCTAAAGCGGGACAGTTTGAACTGGCAAACGGAGGGACACTCTTTTTGGATGAGATAGGAGAGATGCCCTATGGTGTTCAGGCAAAACTGCTTCGGGCCCTGCAGGAAAAAGAGGTGCGCAGACTTGGCTCTGCAAAAGCCATTAAAATAGATATACGCGTCGTTTCGGCAACAAATGCAAATTTAAACGAGAAGATAGAAAAAGGAGAATTCAGAGAGGACCTGTATTACAGACTCAATACAATTCCTCTCCATATTCCACCTTTGAGAGAAAGAAAAGACGAAATATTGGAAATTGCACAAAAGATGATTGCACACAACTGTCAAAAGTACGGTTTTGATACAAAAAGGCTCTCTGCCGAGGCAGAAAGTGAACTTTTATCATATGCCTGGCCCGGAAATATTCGAGAGTTGCTTTCAGTAGTGGAACGTTCTGTCATACTCAGTGAAACCAATGAAATTCAAAAAGACGAACTTTTTTTAAATAACAGAAAATAG
- a CDS encoding ammonium transporter, with amino-acid sequence MSEADFKYILDTFFTLFSMVLIILMVPGFAMLEAGLVRTKNVSSVLTVNTMIYAVASMAFLLVGYSLAFGSWENSSMSIWAAFLFQMAFVGKTINIMSGGVSERVKIIPLMIFTVVMGAVIYPLIVNVSWGADLLAGTVLDIDMYDLAGSTVIHSTGGWALLAAILIMGPRKDRYKDGKIKVIPASNVPLVVLGALLLWIGWFGFNGGSVGSISSVENADTVAKTIMNTNTAGLAGAIIAAVIMYARYKLLDITMILNGALGGLVAITAGPDLYDMYTPILIGAIGGALVVFAVPMFDKLKLDDPVGALSVHLVNGIWGTLAVGVFVDKVSLVSQLKGIVVIGAFAFVSSYIVIYIINKIVAFRAEDDIQVEGLDVNEVGVESYPEFKRAI; translated from the coding sequence ATGTCTGAAGCTGATTTCAAATACATACTGGATACTTTCTTTACACTTTTTTCTATGGTTTTGATTATTTTAATGGTCCCAGGTTTTGCTATGCTTGAAGCCGGACTTGTAAGAACAAAAAATGTCTCTTCTGTTTTAACGGTAAATACCATGATATATGCGGTAGCATCTATGGCATTTTTACTTGTCGGTTACTCTCTTGCGTTTGGCTCCTGGGAAAACTCTTCTATGAGTATATGGGCGGCATTTTTGTTTCAGATGGCATTTGTCGGTAAAACTATAAATATCATGAGTGGTGGAGTGAGTGAGCGTGTAAAAATTATACCGCTGATGATATTTACGGTTGTTATGGGTGCTGTTATCTATCCTTTGATTGTCAATGTAAGCTGGGGTGCTGATCTTCTTGCGGGAACAGTGTTGGATATTGACATGTATGATTTGGCAGGTTCAACTGTTATTCACTCCACCGGAGGCTGGGCATTGCTGGCTGCGATTTTGATTATGGGACCAAGAAAAGACAGATACAAAGACGGCAAAATAAAAGTGATACCTGCATCAAATGTACCGCTTGTAGTTCTTGGCGCACTTCTTCTATGGATAGGATGGTTCGGATTTAACGGTGGCAGTGTCGGTTCTATTTCGAGTGTCGAAAATGCTGATACGGTTGCAAAAACGATTATGAATACAAATACGGCAGGTTTGGCGGGTGCAATCATTGCAGCCGTTATCATGTATGCACGGTATAAGCTTTTAGATATTACAATGATATTAAACGGTGCATTGGGAGGGCTTGTCGCAATTACTGCAGGACCTGATTTGTATGACATGTATACACCAATCCTGATTGGTGCCATTGGCGGTGCGCTTGTTGTTTTTGCTGTACCGATGTTTGACAAATTAAAACTAGATGATCCTGTGGGTGCACTTTCTGTTCACCTTGTCAACGGTATTTGGGGCACACTCGCTGTGGGTGTTTTTGTTGATAAAGTGTCACTGGTTTCACAACTCAAAGGGATTGTAGTCATCGGAGCTTTTGCATTTGTAAGTTCCTATATTGTTATATACATTATCAACAAGATTGTTGCATTCAGAGCAGAGGATGATATTCAGGTAGAGGGGCTTGATGTTAATGAGGTTGGTGTTGAATCCTATCCTGAATTTAAACGCGCCATTTAA
- the hemE gene encoding uroporphyrinogen decarboxylase, producing MGIKNKIFVDACFGKETPYTPVWMMRQAGRYLPEYMAVRAKAGDFLNLCHNPEMACEVTLQPVDIVGVDAAILFSDILVIPDEMGMDLSFVKGEGPKFSDPIKNEEDIDRLAGGEEAANKLTYVYDTIKLIKTKLAEDKALIGFTGSPWTLATYMIEGQGTKTYNVCKKMMYANPELLHKILAKVTEVVKLYMQKQIEAGIDVVQIFDSWAAAIEPNKYDEFSWKYMVEIAEYLKEKYPHIPIIMFPKGIPAFLDKIYGNFDVFGVDWSTPMELAKEKLGSKYVLQGNMEPCRLYSKEATTQAVEDIQNIMQGKRHIFNLGHGILPDVPVENAKHFIQECHRVSKK from the coding sequence ATGGGAATAAAAAATAAAATATTCGTAGATGCATGTTTTGGAAAAGAGACACCATACACTCCTGTATGGATGATGAGACAGGCAGGGCGTTATCTGCCGGAGTATATGGCAGTGCGTGCCAAAGCAGGAGATTTTTTAAATCTTTGTCACAATCCGGAAATGGCCTGTGAAGTCACTCTGCAGCCTGTAGACATAGTTGGTGTTGATGCGGCCATACTCTTTAGCGACATCCTTGTAATTCCTGATGAAATGGGTATGGATTTGTCCTTTGTCAAAGGAGAAGGTCCGAAATTTTCTGACCCGATTAAAAATGAAGAGGATATCGACAGACTCGCAGGCGGTGAAGAAGCGGCCAATAAACTGACATATGTATATGATACAATTAAACTCATCAAAACAAAACTGGCAGAGGACAAAGCCCTCATAGGCTTTACAGGTTCTCCCTGGACATTAGCAACCTATATGATAGAAGGACAGGGAACAAAAACATACAATGTATGTAAAAAAATGATGTATGCAAACCCTGAACTCCTGCATAAAATTCTGGCAAAAGTGACTGAAGTTGTTAAACTTTACATGCAAAAGCAGATAGAAGCAGGCATAGATGTCGTCCAGATTTTTGACTCTTGGGCAGCAGCTATTGAGCCAAACAAATATGACGAATTTTCCTGGAAATATATGGTTGAGATTGCCGAATACCTCAAAGAAAAGTATCCGCATATTCCCATCATTATGTTTCCCAAAGGTATTCCTGCATTTTTGGATAAAATATATGGAAACTTTGATGTTTTCGGTGTCGACTGGTCTACGCCGATGGAGTTGGCAAAAGAAAAACTTGGCAGCAAATATGTTCTTCAGGGTAATATGGAGCCATGTCGTCTATACTCAAAAGAGGCAACGACACAGGCTGTAGAAGATATTCAAAATATTATGCAGGGGAAACGTCATATATTCAACCTGGGTCACGGAATTTTACCGGATGTGCCTGTTGAAAATGCGAAGCACTTCATACAAGAGTGCCACCGTGTCAGCAAAAAATAA